A genome region from Bacillaceae bacterium IKA-2 includes the following:
- a CDS encoding GNAT family N-acetyltransferase, producing the protein MLIKYKCSYEKIAMGLLAYMPGEKNVKKLQQTIKKYEEDPSWQLYLWKEDDIVGIAGVTLLEDESVQLNHISVNPSFRDEGLGKKIVETLKEIYTDKLVPSVQTTLFFVKCDS; encoded by the coding sequence ATGCTTATAAAATATAAATGTAGTTATGAAAAAATAGCAATGGGACTTCTTGCTTATATGCCGGGAGAAAAAAATGTAAAAAAACTACAACAAACAATCAAAAAATATGAAGAGGATCCCAGTTGGCAGCTTTATTTGTGGAAAGAAGACGATATTGTTGGTATTGCAGGTGTCACTCTTTTAGAGGACGAGAGTGTTCAACTTAATCATATTTCCGTTAATCCTTCTTTTCGGGATGAGGGATTAGGCAAAAAAATAGTTGAAACCTTGAAAGAAATATATACGGATAAACTTGTACCTAGTGTTCAAACAACACTTTTCTTTGTAAAGTGTGACTCCTAG